The Corynebacterium freiburgense region CACCATAACCGCCGATGAAAAAATCGCCGGAGTTGCATACAACGTATTCCCGCCAAAAATCGCAGGAACGCTACCAGTACTAATATCCCGAATCATGCCGCCCCCAACAGCGGTCAACATGCCCATAAACAATGCCGAAGCCCACGGCATCCCATACGTCAATGCTTTTGTTGATCCCGTTACCGCCCAAACCCCCAAAATCACGGCGTCTCCATGCACCCGAAACAACTCCCATGCCCGCCCCTGAAGATGAAGCACCATAGCCAATAATCCCCCAGCAATAGCCATTCCCATATAGAGCGGCTCCGCAATGGCGGCGGGAGTGCCGCGCTGCATTAAAGTATCGCGCAACATACCGCCGCCAAGCGCTGAAAACAACGCCAAAAACGCAACCCCAATAATGTCAAAATTTCGCTGCCGCGCAATCGTGCCGCCAATCACACCATTGAGCACAACGCCAATGAGGTCCAGGCTCTGATAAATCGCCAGAATCGTTGGATCAACCGTAGGCATGCCTACACATTACTAAGAAGCCCAACCTAACTCTGGATCCTGCTCAAGCATGCTATGAATACTCTCCGCACGCCCAGCCGCACCAGCGACAATCTCCTGCCAAACCTTATCGATCGTGGCGTCATCCGCTGGTAACCCAAGCTCTTCGTATGCCGCTCGAACGGTACCCCTAAGAATCATCAATGCACTCCTTCTATGAGAATTCGGTCTGCATCGTCCACAATCGGA contains the following coding sequences:
- a CDS encoding trimeric intracellular cation channel family protein, translated to MPTVDPTILAIYQSLDLIGVVLNGVIGGTIARQRNFDIIGVAFLALFSALGGGMLRDTLMQRGTPAAIAEPLYMGMAIAGGLLAMVLHLQGRAWELFRVHGDAVILGVWAVTGSTKALTYGMPWASALFMGMLTAVGGGMIRDISTGSVPAIFGGNTLYATPAIFSSAVMVAFHFAGHDAIGMIVATSVGAGFAILAYWRGWVLPTRSI